From uncultured Pseudodesulfovibrio sp.:
GCGTCTCAAAGAGCCACAGTAATGCAATTATATTGAGATGTTGACAAGAAGAAAGAATGTTCTGCAACCGTTGCCACGAAGTCAAAAACTTGGTTTTGGCTGCAGGTCGGGGACTTTTCTGCAACAGCATTCCCTGTTGGGAAAGCAGGAAAAGCATGTCCACCGCACTCGTCAAAGTTTTGGATATATCTTCTCGCATTTCAGGACGTATTTTCCGAGCCAGTCCTCGTTTTCCCGCGAGCCCATGCCCATCCAGAAAACTCTTGAAATACACTCTCTGGACGGCAATCCATACAGCTCTATCCGTCGTATCATGCCCTGACAATGACTCAAGTTCCATAAACCCATCTGCCCCGGTGTGAGTACGCCACGCTCTCACTCCAGAAGCAACATCAACCTCATTGCCTGACAGCAAGGACTTGGCATACCCATACATGATTTTTGGTGTCACAACCTTACGACATATTTCATCATGCGAGCAATCCGTACCGAATTCACAAGGATGACATTCCATGTCCGGTTCCAGACAAATGTTACCGGCCCGATACGGCCCGGTGTCCCACGGTTGAGCAGTGGCCAAAAACACTGAACACAAAGACACTCCAAGCCCTGCAGCAAGATGCATGGTCCCGGTATCATTGGTCAGCAGCATTGAACAACGAGAAAGCACACCGGCCAACTCATTCAATGATGTTTGTCCCATACAGTTGATAGATGGACACTTTGCCTGCTCGACAAACCGACTGCCCAAATCCACTTCATTATTGGAACCAAGGAGGACTGAGACCAAACTGTCCCGCTCCCAAAACATCTGAGCAGTTTCAACAAAATATTCTACGGGCCACCTACGACGATCTTCACTAGCTCCCATTTGCAGGGCTACAAATCCCTTGCAATCTTTTGACAATTTGCTCAACAACCTATCAGCTGTCGCCAAAGCCTCTTCATCTGGGTGGGCTAATTCAAGAGAATTCCCTTCCCGGTCCAAACCTGCAGTACGCCGAAAAATATCGCAGATATTAAACGGACTGGCTCCCCGATGTGCTCCGGCCATCTGCAAAAAAGCCGCCCAAGAAGTAGTATCTGCATTAAAACCAAACTCATCAACAGTGAACCCTACAGCCTCAGCACCTTGTCGTGTCAGGTCAAAAGTAAGTAAACGAGACGAGACTGACGGCGTTAAGTTAACAATACGATCAGGTTGAAAATTCTGAAAAATATTCTGCTTGAACTCCACGGCGTCCCTGACAGCCTGCCGCCAATCGTTATCCACTCCCGACAATAACCCCGCCCCCGGAAAAGCAAAAACGCTATCCACACCATCAAGCAAGGTCGTCGCAGATACGAAATTCTCAAGACAGACCACACCCACCCGATAGCCACGACCCTTGAAGCCGGAAATAACGGGCTGTGTCTGAATAAGATCCCCGAAACGGGTCAAATTGATGATCAGAACATTCACGAACACTATCCTTATATACAAACGTCCGCCGGAATTTTGTCGGACTGACGATGAACTGCAAGATTAAAGCCGAGACTACAGCCCAGCCCCAGCCTGAACCAACCGGACCAATTTTTCCACGGCTTGAATAGCCATTTTGAGTTGCTTCCTTTCATCGACATCGAGAAGCACCGGATTCACAAAATTATGCGGGGGGATAGACTCACGATCACATTCCAGCCCGATTTCAAGCCGTTTTCGCTGTAGATATTCCCACGCTTCCATCAAACGATACCCATGTCTTATAGACACATGCCCGGCCTCTGCCAAAGCACGAATACGATCACAGGTATTGGACGGCGTCAGATTATATTTCAAGGCAAGTATCCGCGCGCTGTTGGTCAAATGTGCAAGTACACTGTTCTTGATATTCAAATGTCCCTGCCACAGCCCGCCTTTTTCGGTTATAAAAGCACCATAAAACGTCAAGGGAAGTCTATAGTCCGTCAATTCCTGAATAAGTAAGGATACCGCAATCGGTTTTGTTCGCACATACTCCCAAAGTTTTTCACGCAATATTCGAACGTCTTCTTCAGAGCCGAAGATCGCCAAAAAATCAAGAATAAGACCGGATTGCCATGAACCCTTTTCTGCGGGATTGGAAAGCCACCGAGTTAACCGAGTCAACCAGGAATCAAAATCACCACGCCATTCCTCATTGCTCACCATGACCCCGCCTTCGCACAAGGTGAGTCCCGCGCCATCCAAGGCAATAACAATGGACTGGGTGCAGTCATCCAACTCATCAACATCCGGCGAAACATGCATGAGTAAACCGTTATCCTGATCCGAGCCGAGCACCTGTTCCTCTCGACCGCCAGAACCGAACTCAAGAAAAGTACACTCCCGAAGCCACGGGTACTCTTCGGCATGCGCTTCAAGAACCGCCATAATGACGTCCCGATTGAACCGGGAAAGTCGCTTGCAGGTCTCCTCGGCAGACAGACCGAAATCAAGCCATTCCCGCACCAATTCCAAACGGGTTCGACGGATTCCTACCAGTTTACCTTCGCGGGCCATGGTCAGCAATTCAGCATCGAGACCATCGGGAATACCCGATTTTCCTCTGGCACTGCCGTTTACCGTTCGTTTTTTACCCGAATCCATGTTCACCAATAATCTCCGTCGTTCGAGTATCAACCGTTGACCGGGGGAAATTGCCCGTTAGCCGCCTGTTTCAAACAGACCAACCCAATGACCGTGCGAGTTTGACCGTTTACCTGAAAAGGAATGCTCTCAGCATTTCCACTACTGTAAAAGAAGTGCAACGGCAAACACCACAACCGTATTGGGGGTAAATCATGGACCAAATCGAAACAATCCGCAAAAAACAACTCAAATTTGCTCTGGGCGTAGGCATCCCATATTTCGCCTTTGTCATCAGCATCTTTCTGCTCGTGTATCTGGCGAGCGAAGCGGTAACCAGCATCAGCCTCATGGGATTCCCTCTTCACTACTGGCTGGTAGCCATAGCCATCTACCCTATCACTTGGGTGCTCTTCATCTGGTACGTGGGCAAAGCAAACGCCTTGGAAGATGAAATAGCCGAAAAGGTCGGAGGAGAATAAGATGGAAACCGGATATCAAATACCATTCACCGCACTGGTCTTGATCGGGTGCATGCTGGCCTTCACCATCGTCACCACGTTTATGTTCCGCAAACAAAAAACATCTGCCGACTATTATTTGGCAGGACGCAAGGTCAATTCCTTCATCAATGCGTCGGCCATTTCCTCGGATTATCTGTCCGCAGCCTCTTTTCTCGGCGTTGCCGGTGTCGCTTTCCTGTTTGGATTCGACGGCATCATCTATGCGCTGGGATTCTTCGTAGGCTATATCGCCCTGTTGCTGTTCCTGGCCTCTCCCCTCAGGAAATTTGGCCGTTACACCGTGCCCGACTTTGTTTCGGAGCGTTTCCACTCAAAGCGGGCACGCGTGCTCGGCGTTATTGGCGTCCTGTTCGTGTCACTCTTCTACATGGCACCGCAAATGCTCGGCGCTGGCAAGGTCATGGGCCTGCTTCTGAATCTGGAATATGAAACTTCCATCATCATCATTGCTTGCATCATCACATTCTACGTCACAGTGGGTGGCATGAAAGCGACCACCGTCAACCAACTGGTCCAGTTCTGGATTCTGTTTGGTGCCATGTTTCTGCTCGCCTTCATCCCCTTCATGATTAAAGGATACACATACACCGACATTGTCAAATTCATCGGTGATTTCAAAGGCGCGGAACCGGTCACCGGGAAAATGTTCGACGGTGCGGCATACACCAGCCCAGCCTACTGGCTGACAAATTTGAAAGACACCTTGTCCCTTCTGCTGGCCCTGATGTTCGGTACCGCTGGCCTGCCTCACATTCTCGTACGCTTCTATACCGCGCCAGATGGTAAAGCAGCACGCAAAACAGTTATCTACGTACTGCTTCTGATCGGTATGTTCTACATCCTCAGCCCGTATGTAGGCCACGTGATCCGTTACGCCTTCCTGCAAGGTGAAGCCATGGGTGTTTCCCCTCATTTGATGCAGTGGCTGGCTGACAATGGTAAAAACCTAGCCGTCCCTGTAGCAGGCTCATACTTCGGTGGACAAATCTTGCTCGGCATTGTCGTGGCCGGGGCATTTGCAGCCATCCTGTCCACAGTTGCTGGTCTGATCATCGCATGCGCCGGAGCCATCGGCCATGACTTGGTGGTCAACGTCTTCAATCCGAACATGCCTGAACGCTCCCGCGTCAAGGTCGCCCGCATCGCGTCGGTCATAGTCGGTCTGCTCGGTATCCCGCTCGGTTTCTGGGCGGAATCCATGCAGATCGCCGTCTTGGTCGGACTGGCCTTTGCAATCGCAGCTTCCACCTTCTTCCCAGTGCTCGTCATGGGCGTGTGGTGGCCCAAGATGACCAAAAATGGTGCTTGCGCCGGCCTGATTACCGGTATTGTCGGATCATTCTTTATGATTCTCGGCAAGGACATGCTCCCCGAATTCCTGCAATTCAAAAACCCCGGAGGATTCGTCATGATTCTGACCTTCATCGCCATCTATTCCATTTCAAAGATGGAATACGCCTCCAAAGATGAAGCCGCCCTGCCTCCTGATACGGCAGAGGTCATGGCCATCCTCCACGGCCCTGAAAAAGCATAATACTCCTTCCTCCATCCTTGAGGGACGGGACTGATTCAAAACAGTCCCGTCCCTTTCTGTTGACTTGATGCCTTCACCCTGTCTTAATATTAAAGCTGAATCTCATACTCACGAGGAAACCGGCAATGCCTAAAACAAAAATCATGAATCGTTGGCTCGTCGTGGTCGGCGCCATTCTCATCCAACTCAGCCTTGGCGCAATCTACGCATGGTCAGTCTTCACTCCTGCCCTAAAAAATGTTGGCTGGTCAAAAATGCAAACACAGATTGTCTTTGCGGTGGGTCTCGCCCTTTTCGCCATCATCATGGTCTGGGCAGGCAAAAAACTCCCGACATGGGGTCCTCGCAAACTGACCATGGTCAGCGGGCTGGTACTTGGCTCTGGTTATGCTCTGGCCGGACTGTTCGGCGGCACCAATTTTTGGCTTCTACTCTTGTTCATCGGCATAATTGGAGGCTCTGGTATCGGCATCGGCTACGTAGTCCCCATTGCGGTGGGTATGCGCTGGTTCCCTGATAAAAAAGGCATGATCACCGGCTTGGCCGTGGCCGGATTTGGTTTCGGCGCTATGGGTTGGGTCAAGCTCGCCGGATCATGGGGGCATCTGCTGGCTACCCTCGGCCTCTCCACCACCTTCATCATATATGGTATAGCCTTTGCCGCACTGGTCATTACCGGCGGCATATGGATGGTCTTCCCGCCCGAGAGCAGGCAGCCTAAAGGCTATACTCCACCTAAAACAACGGACACAACAAACGGCACAAATGGCGGATTTACCTCCGGCGAAATGCTTGCCACCCGTCAGTTCTATTACATTTTTCTGACCTTTGTTTTCAGTGCGGGAGCAGGACTCATGTCCATCGGACTGATGAAACTCTATCCCATGGAAGCGTTACAGGGGGCCGGGTACAATGCAGCCGAAGCCAGTGCCATCGCAGGCACGGCCATGGCAATCTTCTTCAGTCTCGCCAACGGCATCGGCCGTATCGCATGGGGCATGATGAGTGATCTCATGGGGCGAAAGGCCGCCATTGTCATCATGACCGCCACACAGGGAATCTGTGTCATTGGATTCCCAACTATGGCAACCAATGAACTCATCCTTTATGTAGGGGCAACGTTCATCGGTTTTAATTTCGGCGGCAACTTCGCCCTCTTCCCCACCATGACAGCCGATACCTTCGGCGCCAAAAGCGTCGGCCAGAATTATCCGTTCGTTTTCCTTGCCTATGGCGTGGGCGGTATTTTCGGCCCCATCCTCGGTGGTATGCTCGGCGATATGGGCAACTTTCCCATGGCCTTCACTATCTGCGGCGTACTCTGTCTGGTGGGCGCAGTACTGACGTATAACGTCCAGCCTCCAAAACGTGCTCAGGATGCCACCGGCGGCTGAGGAAAAAGAGAGAAAGGGTACCGCATTCAAACAGCTATCTCTCCCTCTAAAGAGCGGAAGCGCAGCGACTCCGCCCCACCCCACACCGGAGGCTTGGAAGAGTGAAGGAAATGTGCAGATGCACCGCTATCTCTAGCCGGGGCTTGACAGCGCGAGGGCTGATACCTACTTAGAGGCACCAACACACCAAAGGAGATATTTCATGAGTAATTACGATATCAGACTGGCCAAACTGGTCAGTGGCGAAATGATCGTCGGCAAATACGACGGCGTCGCACGCAAATACGATGATCCCGCAACCATTCAGGCCATGCCAACCCAGGGCGGTACCCAGATGGTACTGCTGCCTTACGGCTACCCATTCGATCAGGAAATGCACGGTGAAATTTCCTTCGACAACGTTCTGTTCGAGTACAAAAACTGCCCGGAAGAACTGAAGACCAAATACATCGAAGCATTGACCAACATCTCCATGTCCAGTGGCGGCCTTGACCTTGGTGGCGACACCTCTGGTGGTGGCGGCCTCGATCTCGGCTAGCCGATACCGACAAAAACTGGTATTTCAAGCGGGGCTGGCTCACCAGAGCCAACCCCGCTTTTCCGTCCTCTAACCAACGATTAGCATGAAAGAACTACTGCCCATCCTCCCCCGTCCGTCACGTTATCTCGGCAGCGAATGGGGAACCACGATAAAAGATCCTAACACCGTCACTGTACGGTGTGCCCTCGCATTTCCCGACATGTACGAAGTCGGTATGTCCTACCTTGGGCAGAAAATTCTTTCACAAGCCATCAACGCCCATCCTCAATTCTGGGCAGAGCGCGTGTACACCCCATGCCAGGAAACCGCTGCGATACTGCGCGAGCATGACACCAAACTCGCGACCCTTGAGTCGGACACCCCTCTCATGGATATGGACGCTATAGGTTTCAGCCTGACGCATGAGCTATGTTACACCAACATTCTCTATATTTTGGATTTGGCAGGCATCCCATTCCGCACAGCTGACAGAGACGGCTCACACCCACTCATCATTGCCGGAGGCGGTGCGACCTTCAACGCGGAACCTGTGGCACCATTCTTCGATGCTATGGTCATCGGCGACGGCGAAGAAACCATGCCCGCAGTTTTGGCCTGTATTGAACAGGCAAAAGAAGTTAGTCTTTCCCGCGCAGAACTCCTAAAAAACCTGACGACCATCCCCGGCATATACATCCCATCATTTTTTGAAGATCAGGGCCCGGGGAAACCGATTAAGCCCTTAGTTAAAGGATATGAAAGTATTGAGAAAGCCGTGGTTGACGATCTCAACTCAACACCATTTCCCACAGGCCAAACCATTCCTTTTGATGCCATTCATGATCGACTGACCATGGAGATTGCCCGAGGGTGTACTCGTGGCTGTCGCTTCTGTCAGGCGGGCATGATTTACCGCCCTGTGCGTGAACGTTCACTGGATCAACTGGATCGAATTCTGACTGATGGACTGGCCCAAACCGGCTATGAAGAGACCTCCCTTCTTTCTCTGTCCACCGGCGACTTTTCAGGGCTGGACTCATTGTTTACGCGTAGCTTCGATAAATGCGCATCTGAACAAATTTCCATTTCTTTACCGTCCCTGCGAGTCGGTTCACTCTCAGCCCCGATCATGGAGCGTATCTCCTCCATTCGCCGGACCGGCGCGACACTGGCCCCTGAAGCAGGCAGTCAGCGCATGCGCGACGTCATCAACAAAGGAATTGACGAGGAAGGCCTCCTTGATCACGTGCGCATGCTGTTCGACAACGGCTGGCAAGGCGTTAAATTGTATTTCATGATCGGCCTCCCCACCGAAACCGACGAGGATCTGGACGCCATTGTAGACCTGTGTCTCAAGGTGCGCGATTCTGCCGGACGCCATATCAAACGGTTGCAGGTCTCGGCTGCGGTGTCGCCTTTCGTTCCCAAACCACAGACCCCTTTCCAATGGGAACCACAAATTTCCTATGATGAAATATACCGACGTGTTCACTACCTGCGCGATCAATTCAAGCGGCACAAACGTATCAGTATCAAATATCATGAGCCCGAGATGACCTCATTGGAAGGCGTGTTCTCCCGTGGCGACCGGCGTTTGGCTGAAGTGGTGGAACTGGCCTATGCCAAGGGTGCACTTTTCTCCAGTTGGAAAGATCATCTTCGCTTGGGACCTTACAAAGAGGCCATGGAAGAAGCTGGACTGGACTGGGATGAGTATACTGGCCCCCGTGACCCGGAAGGGCCACTCCCTTGGGACCATATTTCCAGCGGACTGACAAAGAAATTTCTGCTCAAAGAGCGTGAACGTGCTCTGACCGAAAAAATCACCGAAGATTGTCGCTACGGTGCCTGCCGCAACTGTGGAGTGTGCGAATTCGATGGTCGAAAGACGACATTAACGACACAAAGCAAAGACAAGGATATCCGACCAAGACTCGTCTTTCCTCAACGCGATCAGGAAGGAGAACAGCCTCCCTATACCGTTGAAAAACCGGACCTTACCATGAAAGAAGCCCATTTTCGAATCTGGTATGAAAAAAATGGCCCGGCCGCGTATCTCAGTCAATTGGAATTACAGGCAGTATTTGAACGAGCTTTCCGCCGTGCTGGATTGCCAATGGCATTTTCTGCCGGATTCCACCCTATGCCTAGACTGTCATTCGGTAAGGCACTGCCTGTAGGCGTCTCCAGTAATACAGAATGGATCAATGTTTTTCTCAGAAATAATTTTGAACCTGCTGAAGTAATCAAGAAATTGATACCCAACATGCCGGAGGGACTTGCTCCCATCAAGGCAGACCGCTTATCCATGGGGAAAAAACAACCACAGTCAGTGGAAGAAGTTTTTGAAATCAAGTTTATCAAGGATACAGATAAACGTTTGATCCAATGGAAGGAATTCTTCAATACCAAAGAATTTATCGTTGAAAAACGGACAAAAAAACGCGGCATGAAGCAGGTAAATGTTCGCCCCATCATCAAAGAAATGACCGAATTGGATTCCGGTCTGACTTTAGTTATGGACTGGCGTGAACTTTACATGAGTCCTTTAGCCCTATGCATGAAAGTCATGAAAGACGCGAGTCAACTCGACTTCACACTGACCAAAACAGCCCAAAAATTCGAAAAATAAACAAAACTCCCCACAATAAATAAAGGATTAAAACAATCCTTCATTTTCCCCTGTACCGACAGTTATCTGTCGGTACACTTCTTCAGTGCCACCCTGCAACGGTTCCATTTTTATAAGGATATCGCTGGAACCTTCCATGAGCAACGTAAAAAGATATCGCGCACGGCTTTCTCCGTCCTCAGAATATTCCAGAAACCGTTCCATACGCACCATGGACGGATCAAACGAAGCCCCCGAAATTGTATATCCCTTGACTAAAGGGTTAGGCATATCAATGGCCAGAACCTCACCCCGTTCAAGCGTCACGTTCGTTGAATAATCATCATCAATTTCTATAAGTTCCGCAGGATTCAATCCAGTTTCAACAGACGAACTACTAAAACAAGCTGTCAACACAAAAAGACATACCACAGACAACGCTAAAACATTGAAAAATCTAAACATTACTACACATCTCCAACATCGCCTTCATAGGCAAAACTCTATTGTTAAAATCAAGTTAAAAGTGTATGACGGAACAGATTTCTGCCTAACCCATTTACGCCGTGTTCTGCAATGGAAGCAACCCCTTCCGTTATATCGGCTTGGTAAAGGCGAATCGTGTCCTTTGGACACAGGAGAGGTATGGTAGCGCCGTTTTATGGCGTAATAGCTTAAATTAATGGAGGAATAACTCATGAAACTGTCGACGTTCAAATCCGCCGGCAAATTCTCCCTGCTCCTTCTCACCATCGTCGTATCCGCCATGTTGTTGGTTGGTTGCGCCGGGGAAGAGAAGAAAGATGATGCAGCCGAGAAAGCCGAATCTGCAACCCCCGCTAAAGTCACTCTGAAACTCGCCATGGACGCCGATCCGGTTTCCCTGGACCCTCAGGTCCAGCTGTCCGGTGGTATGCTTCAGTTCTCCCACATGGTCTTCGACTCTCTCGTTCGTTACGACCAAGACATGAATTTCGTCCCCCGCCTGGCTACCAAGTGGGAACGTATCGACGACCTGACCAT
This genomic window contains:
- a CDS encoding glycosyltransferase family 9 protein; the protein is MNVLIINLTRFGDLIQTQPVISGFKGRGYRVGVVCLENFVSATTLLDGVDSVFAFPGAGLLSGVDNDWRQAVRDAVEFKQNIFQNFQPDRIVNLTPSVSSRLLTFDLTRQGAEAVGFTVDEFGFNADTTSWAAFLQMAGAHRGASPFNICDIFRRTAGLDREGNSLELAHPDEEALATADRLLSKLSKDCKGFVALQMGASEDRRRWPVEYFVETAQMFWERDSLVSVLLGSNNEVDLGSRFVEQAKCPSINCMGQTSLNELAGVLSRCSMLLTNDTGTMHLAAGLGVSLCSVFLATAQPWDTGPYRAGNICLEPDMECHPCEFGTDCSHDEICRKVVTPKIMYGYAKSLLSGNEVDVASGVRAWRTHTGADGFMELESLSGHDTTDRAVWIAVQRVYFKSFLDGHGLAGKRGLARKIRPEMREDISKTLTSAVDMLFLLSQQGMLLQKSPRPAAKTKFLTSWQRLQNILSSCQHLNIIALLWLFETQRYGEDLASLLGLAERYRVLLTSLRDEFV
- a CDS encoding putative nucleotidyltransferase substrate binding domain-containing protein; amino-acid sequence: MDSGKKRTVNGSARGKSGIPDGLDAELLTMAREGKLVGIRRTRLELVREWLDFGLSAEETCKRLSRFNRDVIMAVLEAHAEEYPWLRECTFLEFGSGGREEQVLGSDQDNGLLMHVSPDVDELDDCTQSIVIALDGAGLTLCEGGVMVSNEEWRGDFDSWLTRLTRWLSNPAEKGSWQSGLILDFLAIFGSEEDVRILREKLWEYVRTKPIAVSLLIQELTDYRLPLTFYGAFITEKGGLWQGHLNIKNSVLAHLTNSARILALKYNLTPSNTCDRIRALAEAGHVSIRHGYRLMEAWEYLQRKRLEIGLECDRESIPPHNFVNPVLLDVDERKQLKMAIQAVEKLVRLVQAGAGL
- a CDS encoding sodium/substrate symporter small subunit — translated: MDQIETIRKKQLKFALGVGIPYFAFVISIFLLVYLASEAVTSISLMGFPLHYWLVAIAIYPITWVLFIWYVGKANALEDEIAEKVGGE
- a CDS encoding cation acetate symporter, with product METGYQIPFTALVLIGCMLAFTIVTTFMFRKQKTSADYYLAGRKVNSFINASAISSDYLSAASFLGVAGVAFLFGFDGIIYALGFFVGYIALLLFLASPLRKFGRYTVPDFVSERFHSKRARVLGVIGVLFVSLFYMAPQMLGAGKVMGLLLNLEYETSIIIIACIITFYVTVGGMKATTVNQLVQFWILFGAMFLLAFIPFMIKGYTYTDIVKFIGDFKGAEPVTGKMFDGAAYTSPAYWLTNLKDTLSLLLALMFGTAGLPHILVRFYTAPDGKAARKTVIYVLLLIGMFYILSPYVGHVIRYAFLQGEAMGVSPHLMQWLADNGKNLAVPVAGSYFGGQILLGIVVAGAFAAILSTVAGLIIACAGAIGHDLVVNVFNPNMPERSRVKVARIASVIVGLLGIPLGFWAESMQIAVLVGLAFAIAASTFFPVLVMGVWWPKMTKNGACAGLITGIVGSFFMILGKDMLPEFLQFKNPGGFVMILTFIAIYSISKMEYASKDEAALPPDTAEVMAILHGPEKA
- a CDS encoding OFA family MFS transporter; translation: MPKTKIMNRWLVVVGAILIQLSLGAIYAWSVFTPALKNVGWSKMQTQIVFAVGLALFAIIMVWAGKKLPTWGPRKLTMVSGLVLGSGYALAGLFGGTNFWLLLLFIGIIGGSGIGIGYVVPIAVGMRWFPDKKGMITGLAVAGFGFGAMGWVKLAGSWGHLLATLGLSTTFIIYGIAFAALVITGGIWMVFPPESRQPKGYTPPKTTDTTNGTNGGFTSGEMLATRQFYYIFLTFVFSAGAGLMSIGLMKLYPMEALQGAGYNAAEASAIAGTAMAIFFSLANGIGRIAWGMMSDLMGRKAAIVIMTATQGICVIGFPTMATNELILYVGATFIGFNFGGNFALFPTMTADTFGAKSVGQNYPFVFLAYGVGGIFGPILGGMLGDMGNFPMAFTICGVLCLVGAVLTYNVQPPKRAQDATGG
- a CDS encoding TIGR03960 family B12-binding radical SAM protein produces the protein MKELLPILPRPSRYLGSEWGTTIKDPNTVTVRCALAFPDMYEVGMSYLGQKILSQAINAHPQFWAERVYTPCQETAAILREHDTKLATLESDTPLMDMDAIGFSLTHELCYTNILYILDLAGIPFRTADRDGSHPLIIAGGGATFNAEPVAPFFDAMVIGDGEETMPAVLACIEQAKEVSLSRAELLKNLTTIPGIYIPSFFEDQGPGKPIKPLVKGYESIEKAVVDDLNSTPFPTGQTIPFDAIHDRLTMEIARGCTRGCRFCQAGMIYRPVRERSLDQLDRILTDGLAQTGYEETSLLSLSTGDFSGLDSLFTRSFDKCASEQISISLPSLRVGSLSAPIMERISSIRRTGATLAPEAGSQRMRDVINKGIDEEGLLDHVRMLFDNGWQGVKLYFMIGLPTETDEDLDAIVDLCLKVRDSAGRHIKRLQVSAAVSPFVPKPQTPFQWEPQISYDEIYRRVHYLRDQFKRHKRISIKYHEPEMTSLEGVFSRGDRRLAEVVELAYAKGALFSSWKDHLRLGPYKEAMEEAGLDWDEYTGPRDPEGPLPWDHISSGLTKKFLLKERERALTEKITEDCRYGACRNCGVCEFDGRKTTLTTQSKDKDIRPRLVFPQRDQEGEQPPYTVEKPDLTMKEAHFRIWYEKNGPAAYLSQLELQAVFERAFRRAGLPMAFSAGFHPMPRLSFGKALPVGVSSNTEWINVFLRNNFEPAEVIKKLIPNMPEGLAPIKADRLSMGKKQPQSVEEVFEIKFIKDTDKRLIQWKEFFNTKEFIVEKRTKKRGMKQVNVRPIIKEMTELDSGLTLVMDWRELYMSPLALCMKVMKDASQLDFTLTKTAQKFEK